The Amycolatopsis sp. DG1A-15b genome contains the following window.
GCTCGGGTCGCGGATCGCCGGCCGGCTGCTCGAGCGGGTGCCGGCCGCCGAGATCGGGGTCAGCGTCCGTGAGCCGGAGCGGGCCGCCGGACTCGCCGCCCGCGGGGTCCGCGTCCGGCGTGGTGACTTCGCCGACCCCGGTTCACTCGCCGAGGCGTTCGAGGGGGCGGCGCAGGTCCTCGTCATTTCGACGGATGAGACGGGCGAGCGGGCCGTTGCACGCCACGTCGCGGCGATCGAAGCCGCGCGCTCGGCGGGGGCGAAGCGCGTCCTCTACACCAGTCACCAGGCCGCGGCGGCCGATTCGCTGTTCGCGCCCATGGCCGACCACGCCGCTACCGAGCGCCGGGCCGGCGAAGGGCCGTTCACCGCGCTCCGGAACGGCTTCTACGCCGGCACGGTGCCGCTGCTGCTGGGTGGGGCGCTCGAGACCGGTGAACTGGCCGCCCCGGCCGACGGGCCGGTGTCCTGGACGGCGCACGCCGACCTCGCCGAAGCCGCGGCGATCATCCTCGCCGACGAGGGCCGGTTCGACGGGCCGACGCCGCCGCTGACCGCACCGGTGGCCCTCGACCTCGGGGACATCGCCGCCCTGCTCACCGACCTCACCGGGCGGCCCGTGCGGCGAGTGGTGGTCGCCGACGACGCGTGGCTGGCCACGCTGGCCGGGCACGGCGTCCCGGCGGCGCAGGCGGAGCTGATGCTCGGCATGTTCCGGGCCGCCCGGCGCGGCGAGTTCGCCACGGCCGGGCCGGAGCTCGAAGACCTGCTCGGGCGTCCGGCGACGCCGCTTCGGGCGGTGCTGGCCGAAGCGCTCGAGCGATAACCCGGGGGAGCGGCGGCGCCGACAGGATCCACAGTGGACGGTCGGTGATACAAGAGGCGTACAACGCCGGTGTATGAATTTTGGATCACCGGCTGGCGTACTCCTCCCCATGCGTACTCCGAAAGTGATCCTGCTCGCGCTGGCCGTGGCGGCCGGCGCGCTGGCGCTGCCCGGGACGGCGAGCGCCGCCTACAGCGACCCGCTGACGACGACGGCCAAGCAGAACCTGGTGTGGCACGCCACGCCGGCCGCCGCGCTCACCACGCTGGACAGCGCGCTGCCGAACGTCAGCCTCAACACCGTCGTCAACGACACCAGCTACGACATGACCGGCTGCACCGCCGCGGAAAAGGCCTCGCTGCCCAAGGCCCCGGTGGCCACCAAGTCGATGTGCTGGGACGCCGACCGCGCCGGGTCGGCGGCGTGGGTCCCCCAGTCCGTCACGACCTCCGGCGACGCCGACAGCGACGGGAAGTGGGGCAACGACAAGATCATCCTGTCCGGCTGGCACGGTACCGACGAGCTCAGCACCCCCGGCAACGACCGGTACAACGACGCGCGGATCCAGGCGATCAACTACAACGACCCGGCCAAGCCGTCGTACCGGATGATGTACCTGGCCGTGCCCAACAGCACCGGCAGCAGCTTCTCCGCCGCGGAAGCGCACATGGGCGGGATGGCCTGGTACGGCGACAAGATCTACGTGACCGCCGTGGGCAAGACCTCGACCGCGATCCGGGTCTTCAGCACCAAGCACATCCTGCAGATGACCGACACGACCTCGAACACCATCGGCAAGACGTCGTCCGGGTACGCGGCCTGGACGTACAAGTACGCGATGATGCAGATCGGCTACTACAGCTACGCGGGCGGCACCTGCAACATGGCCTCCGACACGGCGGTGCCGTGCTTCTCGTCGATGTCGCTGGACCGCAGCACCAGCCCGGTGAGCATCGTGACGTCGGAGTACTTCAAGGAGACGAACCTCCACGGCCGCCTCTACCGCTACCCGATGGGCGACGACTTCCTGCTGGCGGCCTCGTCCGGCACGGTGCCCGCGACCGAGGCGTTCCGCAGCAACGTGGGCAACGTCCAGGGGGTGCTGTCCAACGGCGGCAAGTGGTACGTGGCCCACAGCTCGGCGACGATCAACGGCCAGCTCTGGGCCCAGACGACGGCGAAGAGCACCTCCGCGACCTGCGGCACCGGGACGACGGCCTGCTGGGCCATGCACCCGGAGGCGCTGACGTACGACTCGTCGACGGGCCTGGTGTGGTCCATGGCGGAGTGGTCCACGGCCGAATGCGCGGCCGACAGCCAGACCTGCGGCCGCTCGGTGTTCGCGGTGCCGCTGTCCTCGCTGCCCGCGTGAGCTGAGCTCGCGGAAGGCCGCTCCGGGAACCTGCCGGGGCGGCCTCCCGGCGTTTCAGGCCCCGGGGTGGCCGCAGGCGTAGACGTTCGCCGAAGCCAGCGCCACGCAGGCGGGGCAGGTGTTGACCGGCCGGTCGCGGCGGCCGTAGTACGGGTGGCGGGCGCCGCACAGAGCCTTGAGCACGTCCCCGGGCCGGGGATCCGGATGGCACCGGGGACAGTAGGCGTGCGCGGCGCGTTCGACTTCGGCGCTCATGTCACCCGGGTACCCCCGCGGCGGCGTGCCAACCCGCCGCCACGCTCCCACGGACCGCCCGCCGGTGAAGCACCAGATCGCGATGACCGGGTCGCAGATCGCGCAGCCGAACGACGAGCCGTGGGCGAACGGCAGGATCGGCTGGCCCTTGAGGTGGTGGACGATGTCCCAGCCGGTGTGCAGCAGCCAGCCGACGCCGATGAACGTCCACGAGTCGAGCCCGCGGAACGCGACGTAGGTCAGCAGCGCGCAGAACACCACCTCCCACGGCCCGAGCGCGCCGCCGGAGAGGTAGGCCGCCCCCGCGCCGCCCACCAGCACGGCGTTGAACCGCTGCCGGTGCCGCTCCGGGACCAGCGAGTTGAGCAGGACGTAGGCGAGGCCGATGAGGATCGGCGCCAGGATCTCGATCACGGGGTCCGACGTTAGGAATCGGCCGTCCCGGCGGCCAGTGGCCCGGAAGCCAGGAGCCGACGAGATCTCGCCACGGTCTTAACTCAATTGATTGACTTAAAATGAGGTACGCTGCCGCCATGACCCCCACCCAGTCGCTCACCGCCGCGGGAAGCCGTCGTTTCCGCGGCCGGCCGCGGTCATGACCGTGCCGTTGTCCGCGGTGGCGCCCGAACTGCGCGGCCGGGTCCGGTGGATGCCGCGCCTGCCGCTGGAGCGGGCCTGGGCGCGGCGCCTGGTGCGGGCGGCGACCGCGCGGACGCGGCCGCCGTCGCTGCCGGACGTCACCGTCGAGCTGCACCCCGGCCGGCGCGTGTACCGGCCGCGGACGCCCCGGTCCGACCGCACGCTGCTGTGGATCCACGGCGGCGGCCTGGTCATCGGCGTGGCGGCCCAGGACGACCGGTTCTGCGCGGGGACGGCGGCCGAGCTCGGCATCACCGTCGTGTCGGCCGAATACCGCCTCGCGCCGGAGCACCCGTACCCGGCGGCGCTCGAGGACTGCCACACCGCCTGGACCTGGTTGCGGGGCCACGTCGCCGCCGAGCAGGTGGTCGTCGGCGGCCAGAGCGCCGGCGGCGGGCTCGCCGCGGCACTCGTGCAGCGCCTGCACGACGAGGGCGAGCGGCCGCGGGCGCAGTGGCTGTTCTGCCCGATGCTGGACGACCGCACCGCCGCCCGCCGCGCCCTCGACGTCGCCGGGCACCGCGTCTGGGACAACCGCCTCAACCGCTTCGGCTGGCGTGCCTACCTCGGGACCGAACCGGGCGCGCCGGTCGTGCCGCTGTACGCGGTGCCCGCGCGCCGGGACGACGTCAGCGGGCTGCCGGAGACCTGGATCGGCGTCGGGGACATCGACCTGTTCCACGACGAAGCCGCCGAATACGCCCGGCGGCTCCGCGCGGCGGGCGTCGCCACGACGTTCCACGTCGTCCCCGGCGGGCCGCACGGGTTCGAGGCGTGGGCGCCGTCGAGCGAGTTCAGCCGCCGCTACCTGGCCGCGGCGCGGGCGTGGCTGGGACGGCTCGGGTGAGCGCATCCGTAAGGTGGAGCCCGGCAGGGCGGCTGGGTGACCGGGTGGGTGGATGAACGTCAAGGCGGATCGCGCGAGTGCCACGCGGGAGAGCATCCTCGTCACCGCGGAGCGGCTGTTCGCCGAGCACGGGGTGCACGCGGTGTCCAACCGGCACATCAGCGAGGCGGCCGGGCAGGGCAACAACGCCGCGGTCAACTACCACTTCGGCACCAAAGTGGACCTGGTCCGCGCGATCGCCCGCAAGCACTCCGGCCGGATCGAACGGCTGCGCGAGGAGCTCGTCGACGCCATCGACGGCGACGGTGAGCTGCGGGACTGGGTGGCCTGCCTGGTCCGCCCGAGCACGAGCTACCTGCACGAACTGGGTTCCCCGACGTGGTTCGCGCGGTTCAGCGCCCAGGTGATGACCGACCCGGCACTGCGGGCGATCATCGCGGAGGAGTCGCTGTCCTCGCCGGCGCTGGCCCGCGCGGTCGAGGGGCTGAACCGCTGCCTCGACGGCCTCCCGCCCGACGTCCGCGCCGAGCGCAGCGACATGGCCCGCCAGCTGATGATCCACATGACGGCCGAACGCGAGCGGGCCCTGGCCGAGGGCACGCCCACCCCCCGCGCGAGCTGGAACGACGCGGGCACGGGCCTGATCGACGCGCTCACCGGCCTCCTCCTCGCCCCGGTGACCCCGGCTTCCTGACCACCCGCGTACCTGGGTGGACGACTCGCGTACCTGGATGGACGACTCGCGTACCTGGGCGGACGACACGGTGCCGGGTTCGGCATTCGCCGTGTCGTCCGCCCACGTGCGCGTGTCGTCCGGGTGGGTACGCGTGTCGTCCGGTGCGGTTCGTCCGCGCGGATGGATCGGGGCGCCGGAGTTCGTCGGCGTGCACGAACGGCGGCGGCGGAAATCCTCCTAACGTCACCTCGATCGGTGGTGACGAGGAGGCGGCGGGTGCGGACACTCTTGCGGGGCGGCCGGGTCGTCGATCCGGGGACCGGGTTCGACGGCGTCGCCGACGTGCTCCTGGCCGGCGGGACGGTCGAGGCGGTCGGCGCCGGGCTGGAAGCGCCCGACGCGACCGAGGTCGACGTCGCCGGGCTCGTCGTCGGGCCCGGGTTCGTCGATCTGCACAGCCACGTCCACTCCGTCGCCGGGCAGCGGCTGCAGGCGATGGACGGCGTCACCACCGCGCTCGACCTCGAAGCCGGCCTGATGCCCGTCGAGCGGGCGTACGCCGAAGCCGCCGCGGCCGGGCGGCCCCTGCACTACGGCTTCTC
Protein-coding sequences here:
- a CDS encoding TetR/AcrR family transcriptional regulator, yielding MNVKADRASATRESILVTAERLFAEHGVHAVSNRHISEAAGQGNNAAVNYHFGTKVDLVRAIARKHSGRIERLREELVDAIDGDGELRDWVACLVRPSTSYLHELGSPTWFARFSAQVMTDPALRAIIAEESLSSPALARAVEGLNRCLDGLPPDVRAERSDMARQLMIHMTAERERALAEGTPTPRASWNDAGTGLIDALTGLLLAPVTPAS
- a CDS encoding alpha/beta hydrolase; this encodes MTVPLSAVAPELRGRVRWMPRLPLERAWARRLVRAATARTRPPSLPDVTVELHPGRRVYRPRTPRSDRTLLWIHGGGLVIGVAAQDDRFCAGTAAELGITVVSAEYRLAPEHPYPAALEDCHTAWTWLRGHVAAEQVVVGGQSAGGGLAAALVQRLHDEGERPRAQWLFCPMLDDRTAARRALDVAGHRVWDNRLNRFGWRAYLGTEPGAPVVPLYAVPARRDDVSGLPETWIGVGDIDLFHDEAAEYARRLRAAGVATTFHVVPGGPHGFEAWAPSSEFSRRYLAAARAWLGRLG
- a CDS encoding NAD(P)H-binding protein, with product MIVITGGTGRLGSRIAGRLLERVPAAEIGVSVREPERAAGLAARGVRVRRGDFADPGSLAEAFEGAAQVLVISTDETGERAVARHVAAIEAARSAGAKRVLYTSHQAAAADSLFAPMADHAATERRAGEGPFTALRNGFYAGTVPLLLGGALETGELAAPADGPVSWTAHADLAEAAAIILADEGRFDGPTPPLTAPVALDLGDIAALLTDLTGRPVRRVVVADDAWLATLAGHGVPAAQAELMLGMFRAARRGEFATAGPELEDLLGRPATPLRAVLAEALER